TGTCACTGGCCGCTGGACGATGTCGACCACACGATCAACATCATCGACACCCCGGGCCACGTCGACTTCACGGTCGAGGTGGAGCGCTCGCTGCGCGTACTCGACGGCGCCGTCACGGTGTTCGACGGCGTGGCCGGTGTGGAGCCGCAGTCCGAGACGGTCTGGCGCCAGGCGGACCGTTACGGCGTGCCCCGCATCTGTTTCGTGAACAAGCTGGACCGCACGGGGGCCGACTTCTTCCGCTGCGTCGACATGATCGTCGACCGGCTCAAGGCCACCCCGCTGGTCATGCAGCTCCCGATCGGCGCCGAGGCCGACTTCAAGGGCGTCGTGGACCTCATCCGCATGAAGGCCCTGGTGTGGTCCGAGGAGACCAAGCTCGGGGAGATGTACGACGTCGTCGACATCCCCGCGGATCTCCAGGACCAGGCCGAGGAGTGGCACGCCAAGCTGGTCGAGGCCGTCGCGGAGAACGACGAGGAGATGATGGAGCTGTACCTGGAGGGCGAGGAGCCCTCCGTGGAGCAGCTCTACGCGGCCGTGCGCCGGGTCACCCTCGCCTCCACCGGCTCCGCCGGCTCGGAGGGCTCCATGACCGTCACCCCGGTGTTCTGCGGCACCGCGTTCAAGAACAAGGGCGTGCAGCCCCTGCTCGACGCGGTCATCCGGTACCTGCCGTCGCCGCTGGACATCGAGGCTGTCGAGGGGCACTCCCCGCGCGACCCCGAGCAGGTCATCACGCGCAAGCCGTCGGAGGAGGAGCCGCTCGCGGCGCTCGCCTTCAAGATCATGAGCGACCCCCACCTGGGCAAGCTCACCTTCATCCGGATCTACTCCGGTGTGCTGCAGTCCGGCGCGCAGGTGCAGAACTCGGTGAAGGACCGCAAGGAGCGCATCGGCAAGATCTACCGGATGCACGCCAACAAGCGCGAGGAAATCGAGCGTGTGGGCGCGGGTGACATCGTCGCCGTCATGGGTCTGAAGCAGACGACCACGGGCGAGACGCTGTGCGACCCGGGCAACCCGGTGATCCTGGAGTCGATGGACTTCCCGGCCCCGGTCATCGAGGTCGCCATCGAGCCCAAGTCGAAGGGCGACCAGGAGAAGCTGGGCATCGCGATCCAGCGGCTGGCCGAGGAGGACCCGTCCTTCCAGGTCAAGGCTGACCAGGAGACCGGTCAGACGATCATCTCGGGCATGGGCGAGCTGCACCTCGATGTGCTGGTCGACCGGATGAAGCGCGAGTTCAAGGTCGAGGCCAACGTCGGCAAGCCGCAGGTCGCCTACCGGGAGACCCTGCGGAAGGCGGTCGACAAGCACGACTACACGCACAAGAAGCAGACCGGTGGTTCCGGGCAGTTCGCCAAGGTGCAGATCGCGCTGGAGCCGCTGGAAGGCGACGGGTACGAGTTCGAGAACAAGGTCACCGGTGGCCGCATCCCCAAGGAGTACATCCCTTCGGTGGACGCGGGTTGCCAGGACGCGATGGAGTTCGGCGTGCTCGCCGGCTACCCGCTGACCGGCGTCAAGGTGACCCTGCTCGACGGCGCGTTCCACGATGTCGACTCGTCCGAGATGGCCTTCAAGATCGCCGGTTCCATGGCGTTCAAGGAAGCCGCCCGGAAGGCCGGACCGGTTCTCCTGGAGCCGCTGATGGCCGTCGAGGTCACCACACCCGAGGACTACATGGGTGACGTGATCGGTGACATCAACTCCCGCCGTGGCCAGATCCAGGCCATGGAGGACCGGAGCGGCGCCAAGGTCGTCAAGGCGCTCGTGCCGCTCTCGGAGATGTTCGGTTACGTGGGTGACCTGCGAAGCAAGACTTCCGGTCGGGCGAGCTACAGCATGCAGTTCGATTCCTACGGCGAGGTTCCGCGGAGCGTCGCCGAGGAGATCATCGCGAAGGCCAAGGGTGAGTAGCCCTTAAGCTGGAGCAAGGGGCGTTCGGGGGCGTTTCGCCCCCGGAGCCCAGCCCTTTTCAACGAAGCGGTCAAGGGTGTCCCCCTCGGGGTCCTGACCGGTTCGGTCGACCATCTGAAAACCTTCCGCAAGGTGCGGGGGGCGTACAGCACCAGTCCACAGGAGGACCCCAGTGGCGAAGGCGAAGTTCGAGCGGACTAAGCCGCACGTCAACATTGGCACCATCGGTCACATCGACCACGGCAAGACGACGCTTACCGCGGCGATCACCAAGGTGCTGCACGACGAGTTCCCGAACCTGAATGAGACTTTCGCGTTCGAGAACATCGACAAGGCGCCCGAGGAGCGCCAGCGCGGTATCACCATCTCCATCGCGCACGTCGAGTATCAGACGGAGAGCCGGCACTACGCCCACGTCGACTGCCCGGGCCACGCGGACTACATCAAGAACATGATCACCGGTGCCGCCCAGATGGACGGCGCGATCCTGGTGGTCGCCGCCACCGACGGTCCGATGCCGCAGACCAAGGAGCACGTGCTCCTGGCCCGCCAGGTCGGCGTGCCGTACATCGTGGTCGCCCTGAACAAGGCGGACATGGTGGACGACGAGGAGATCATGGAGCTCGTCGAGCTCGAGGTCCGTGAGCTGCTCACGGAGTACGAGTTCCCGGGTGACGACGTGCCGGTCGTCAAGGTCTCCGCGCTGAAGGCCCTTGAGGGTGACCCCGAGTGGTCCAAGACCGTCCTTGAGCTGATGAAGGCCGTGGACGAGTCCATCCCGCAGCCGGAGCGTGACGTCGACAAGCCGTTCCTGATGCCGATCGAGGACGTCTTCACGATCACCGGCCGCGGCACCGTCGTGACCGGTCGTATCGAGCGCGGCATCCTCAAGGTCAACGAGACCGTCGACATCATCGGTATCAAGGAGACGAAGGCCACCACCACCGTCACCGGTATCGAGATGTTCCGGAAGCTCCTCGACGAGGGCCGGGCCGGTGAGAACGTCGGTCTGCTCCTCCGCGGCATCAAGCGCGAGGACGTCGAGCGCGGCCAGGTCGTCATCAAGCCCGGTTCGGTCACGCCGCACACGGACTTCGAGGCGACCGCGTACATCCTGTCCAAGGACGAGGGTGGCCGTCACACGCCGTTCTTCAACAACTACCGCCCGCAGTTCTACTTCCGGACGACGGACGTGACCGGCGTGGTGCACCTCCCCGAGGGCACCGAGATGGTCATGCCCGGCGACAACACCGACATGAGGGTCGAGCTGATCCAGCCGATCGCCATGGAGGAGGGCCTGAAGTTCGCCATCCGTGAGGGTGGCCGGACCGTGGGCGCCGGCCAGGTCACCAAGATCATCAAGTGATCTGACCTCTGGCACGGGCCGTACGACGGGCCCCGCTCCGCATGAGTCTCATGCGGAGCGGGGCCCGTCGGCTTTCCCGCCCTTCCGGGCGCCTCCATGACTCGGGCTCCGCCCGGTGGCACGCTGGCCGCGAAGAAGCCGCGTAACACCACAGGGAGCACCTCATGGCCAGGATCGCGATCTTCGGGGCGAATGGCGCCATCGGCCACCGGGTCGTCAGCGAGGCCCTCGACCGCGGCCACACGATCACGGCCGTGGTCCGCGACCCCGCCTCGGTCACCAGGACCCATCAGAACCTCACCGTCACCACCGGGGACGTGCTCGACCCGGCGAGCGTCAGCGCGGTCGCCCGGGGTCAGGACGTGCTTGTCAGCGCTGTCGGCGGCGGTGACGGTCCCGGGCACCAGGCCACCATGAAGCCCTCCGCCGAGTCCCTGGTGGCCGGTCTGCACGCGCTGGGGTCCGGGGCGCCCCGGCTCATCATGGTCGGCGACGCCGGCTCGTTGCGTACCCCCGGCGGCGGTCGGGTCTGGGACGCGCCCGGGCTGCCCGGCGATGTCGTGCTGATCATGCGCGCCCACGGCGACGCCCTGGAGTATCTGCGCGGCGTCGCCACCGAAGTCCGCTGGACCTCCCTCAGCCCCGCCGCCCGGATCGAGCCGGGCCGTCGCACCGGCCGGTACGAGGCGGGGCTGGACGACCTGGTGACCGACGAGCGCGGCGAGAGCCGGATCTCCACCGAGGACTACGCGGTCGCGCTGGTTGACGAGATCGAGAAGCCGCGGCACATCGGGGAGCGCTTCACGGTCGCCTACGGCGGCTGAGGCACGGCGAGGCCGTGAACGCGGGGGCAAGGTAGCCCCTCGAACAGGGGGACTTCGCGTAATCGACTGACCGCGCAGCGGTACTCCTGTCACGCTGGGCGCATGAAGGATCACCGGAACAGTCCACCGCGCCACCTGACCTTCCGGGTCACCCATCGGGATGATCCGGTCTCCGAGGTCACGGAGCAGGACACGATCAGGGCCGCCGAGCGGTACCCCAACGTCGTCATCCGGGGGCCGGTCTTCGGATTCGCCGAGCAGCGGCCGGCGGACGGGGAGAGCTGGCGGCTGCTCAGTGACATGGGGGACGGCTTCGCGCAGCACTCCCGGGACGGGCTCAACTCCTACCTGTGGTTCAAGGCGAAGGACGAGACCGTGGCCGGCGAGCCGCTCCGCGGGCAGCTGCTGGCCGCCGTGGCCCGGCTGGAGAAGGAGCCGGTCGACGAGCTGACCGTCGGGGACATCCGCTACCGGATCGTGCGCGGCGACGAGTTCGCCCGCACCGGGCCCGACGGCATCGAGGGGCCGAGGCCCACCGACCCCGACGACCCCTCGCGCGACCTCGGCGACCGGACCCGCCGGGACGCGCCGAGCCGCACCCGGGGCTTCGTCATCGACCACGCCAGCCCGACCGGGATCATGGAGAGCATCCAGCGCATGGAGCTGCTCGCCCTGCGCTACGAGGCGCCGCGCATCCCCCGGGACGTCCGGGAGGACTCCCGTCGCGCGCTCACCTCCCACCCCGGTGTCGTCCTGCTGCCCGCCACCTTCACGTTCGCCGAGCGCAAGACCAGGTCCTGGGAGCCGATGGCCAGCCTCCAGCCCAGCCCGCAGGAGGCCCGCGCGACCCTGTACAACTACCTGGCCGAGTTCCTCCCGAAGCTGGAGCAGGGTGTCTCCGCCGCCGACGCCGCCACGTACGCCAGGGCCGCCGAGGAGTACCGCGCGGGGCCGCCGGGCGACGAACTGCGGGTGCTGGGGCGGCGGTTCCGCGTCATCCGGGTGGAGCGGCTGATGCGGATCGGGCCCGACGGCCCGGAGCCGCCGCGGCCCAGCGACCAGGACCCGTACGGGCCGATGCAGATCCACCCGCCGCTGGCCGAGGTGGAGGAGCGCGAGCGCGCCAAGCGGGCCCGGGGAGGGGGATGATCGGGGGTGGTCCGCCGCCGCGCCCGGCCGGGGCGCCCCCGCCCGGCCCGGCGCGGCCGGCCTCGTGGAGGGGGCTTCTCGCCCGATTGGCACTGTCGGTGGGCGTTATGGCACACTGACCAGGTTGCTCGGTTGACAGCCGATGCTGCGCGCCTCCCGCCGGGAGGACCGGAAGCGAGTCTCACTGTATTCGTCGCTGCATATATGCCCTGCTCGCGCGGGGTAGCAGCGGAAATACCGGGATCTTCCGGGAAGCGTGGGCGGGGCGTCAGCCAGGCACCTGGTGGAAGTTCTTCCCCCACTCCTCACAGAGGAAACACTCCCTCGGCCTCGCGGCTGGGAGGTGCCCGCAGGGGCGAAATCTGGGAATGAGTGCGACACGCCCGACCGCGTGGGTCGGCGGGGGAGAAGCGGAATCCAGGTTCCGGAGCGTTGAGACGAGACAGGACTACGAAGTAGCCATGGCGGGACAGAAGATCCGCATCCGGCTCAAGGCCTACGACCACGAGGTCATCGACAACTCGGCGAAGAAGATCGTCGAGACGGTGACCCGCACGGGTGCGTCGGTCGCGGGCCCGGTGCCGCTGCCCACTGAGAAGAACGTGTACTGCGTCATCAAGTCGCCGCACAAGTACAAGGATTCGCGCGAGCACTTCGAAATGCGCACCCACAAGCGGCTGATCGACATCCTCGACCCGACCCCCAAGACCGTTGACTCGCTGATGCGCCTGGACCTTCCGGCCGGCGTTGACATCGAGATCAAGCTCTGAGAGGCGCGGAAGAGAGATGACCAAGCAGATCAAGGGCGTCCTGGGCGAGAAGCTCGGCATGACCCAGGTCTGGGACGACAACAACCGCGTCGTCCCGGTGACCGTGGTCAAGGCCGGGCCCTGTGTCGTGACCCAGGTGCGCACCAATGACAGGGACGGCTACGAGGCCGTCCAGATCGCGTTCGGCGAGATCGACCCGCGCAAGGTGAACAAGCCCCTCAAGGGCCACTTCACCAAGGCCGACGTCACCCCGCGCCGCCACCTGGTCGAGCTGCGGACCGCTGACGCCGCCGAGTACACCCTCGGTCAGGAGATCACCGCCGAGGTGTTCGAGTCCGGCGTCAGGGTCGATGTGACCGGCACCAGCAAGGGCAAGGGCACCGCCGGTGTCATGAAGCGCCACGGCTTCGCCGGTCTCGGCGCCTCGCACGGCACCCAGCGCAAGCACCGCTCGCCCGGCTCCATCGGCGGCTGCGCCACT
Above is a window of Streptomyces sp. NBC_01803 DNA encoding:
- the rpsJ gene encoding 30S ribosomal protein S10, which encodes MAGQKIRIRLKAYDHEVIDNSAKKIVETVTRTGASVAGPVPLPTEKNVYCVIKSPHKYKDSREHFEMRTHKRLIDILDPTPKTVDSLMRLDLPAGVDIEIKL
- a CDS encoding NAD(P)-dependent oxidoreductase, yielding MARIAIFGANGAIGHRVVSEALDRGHTITAVVRDPASVTRTHQNLTVTTGDVLDPASVSAVARGQDVLVSAVGGGDGPGHQATMKPSAESLVAGLHALGSGAPRLIMVGDAGSLRTPGGGRVWDAPGLPGDVVLIMRAHGDALEYLRGVATEVRWTSLSPAARIEPGRRTGRYEAGLDDLVTDERGESRISTEDYAVALVDEIEKPRHIGERFTVAYGG
- the tuf gene encoding elongation factor Tu, which produces MAKAKFERTKPHVNIGTIGHIDHGKTTLTAAITKVLHDEFPNLNETFAFENIDKAPEERQRGITISIAHVEYQTESRHYAHVDCPGHADYIKNMITGAAQMDGAILVVAATDGPMPQTKEHVLLARQVGVPYIVVALNKADMVDDEEIMELVELEVRELLTEYEFPGDDVPVVKVSALKALEGDPEWSKTVLELMKAVDESIPQPERDVDKPFLMPIEDVFTITGRGTVVTGRIERGILKVNETVDIIGIKETKATTTVTGIEMFRKLLDEGRAGENVGLLLRGIKREDVERGQVVIKPGSVTPHTDFEATAYILSKDEGGRHTPFFNNYRPQFYFRTTDVTGVVHLPEGTEMVMPGDNTDMRVELIQPIAMEEGLKFAIREGGRTVGAGQVTKIIK
- a CDS encoding DUF5954 family protein, giving the protein MKDHRNSPPRHLTFRVTHRDDPVSEVTEQDTIRAAERYPNVVIRGPVFGFAEQRPADGESWRLLSDMGDGFAQHSRDGLNSYLWFKAKDETVAGEPLRGQLLAAVARLEKEPVDELTVGDIRYRIVRGDEFARTGPDGIEGPRPTDPDDPSRDLGDRTRRDAPSRTRGFVIDHASPTGIMESIQRMELLALRYEAPRIPRDVREDSRRALTSHPGVVLLPATFTFAERKTRSWEPMASLQPSPQEARATLYNYLAEFLPKLEQGVSAADAATYARAAEEYRAGPPGDELRVLGRRFRVIRVERLMRIGPDGPEPPRPSDQDPYGPMQIHPPLAEVEERERAKRARGGG
- the fusA gene encoding elongation factor G, which gives rise to MATTSLDLARVRNIGIMAHIDAGKTTTTERILYYTGVSYKIGEVHDGAATMDWMAQEQERGITITSAATTCHWPLDDVDHTINIIDTPGHVDFTVEVERSLRVLDGAVTVFDGVAGVEPQSETVWRQADRYGVPRICFVNKLDRTGADFFRCVDMIVDRLKATPLVMQLPIGAEADFKGVVDLIRMKALVWSEETKLGEMYDVVDIPADLQDQAEEWHAKLVEAVAENDEEMMELYLEGEEPSVEQLYAAVRRVTLASTGSAGSEGSMTVTPVFCGTAFKNKGVQPLLDAVIRYLPSPLDIEAVEGHSPRDPEQVITRKPSEEEPLAALAFKIMSDPHLGKLTFIRIYSGVLQSGAQVQNSVKDRKERIGKIYRMHANKREEIERVGAGDIVAVMGLKQTTTGETLCDPGNPVILESMDFPAPVIEVAIEPKSKGDQEKLGIAIQRLAEEDPSFQVKADQETGQTIISGMGELHLDVLVDRMKREFKVEANVGKPQVAYRETLRKAVDKHDYTHKKQTGGSGQFAKVQIALEPLEGDGYEFENKVTGGRIPKEYIPSVDAGCQDAMEFGVLAGYPLTGVKVTLLDGAFHDVDSSEMAFKIAGSMAFKEAARKAGPVLLEPLMAVEVTTPEDYMGDVIGDINSRRGQIQAMEDRSGAKVVKALVPLSEMFGYVGDLRSKTSGRASYSMQFDSYGEVPRSVAEEIIAKAKGE
- the rplC gene encoding 50S ribosomal protein L3, which gives rise to MTKQIKGVLGEKLGMTQVWDDNNRVVPVTVVKAGPCVVTQVRTNDRDGYEAVQIAFGEIDPRKVNKPLKGHFTKADVTPRRHLVELRTADAAEYTLGQEITAEVFESGVRVDVTGTSKGKGTAGVMKRHGFAGLGASHGTQRKHRSPGSIGGCATPGRVFKGLRMAGRMGNERVTTQNLTVHAVDAEKGLLLIKGAVPGPNGGLVLVRTAAKGA